Proteins encoded together in one Schumannella luteola window:
- a CDS encoding LPXTG cell wall anchor domain-containing protein: MKLTRILAASTGIAIAGALVAAALPATAAAPSSEVYKHKADIGVETSPYAKAWFAGKLGSGKTTDSVEDTASGLTVTGDYQLLNGANTGSGSDIANLVTNARVVVPQGAAAFQISLFARPQSENDKGFTTLRPTAFADQTTASLPAPDAAGGWTTSQNIDATHVKDGAYSLNELLEAIGPDAEILATGVFLNRSTGPNTVASITWNGLTTRFTPEGVAIAEPTPISQTDFQGDETQGGVSFAFSGYIPGETVILAVDGDDVAAPTYTADEDGAVFPRVWGEGPLQQPAKHTVTATGATSGVVKSAEFEIVADAGTNPGTPTDPETPAYVPTGTEKLVLKTTGTLTSGSKLTVEGSGFRPGTVVAFELHSDPIALGSATADQNGVLSFVTTIPAAAPAGSHTLVALVNGQQIATAAVQVAATARPAALAETGVEANMGLLTAGVLVLAGLTMVLVRRRVAAIAND, from the coding sequence GTGAAGCTCACCCGCATCCTCGCGGCCTCGACCGGGATCGCCATCGCCGGCGCTCTCGTCGCCGCCGCGCTGCCGGCCACCGCCGCCGCCCCCTCGTCCGAGGTCTACAAGCACAAGGCCGACATCGGCGTCGAGACCTCGCCCTACGCGAAGGCCTGGTTCGCCGGCAAGCTCGGCTCGGGCAAGACCACCGACAGCGTCGAGGACACCGCCTCGGGACTGACCGTCACGGGCGACTACCAGCTGCTCAACGGCGCGAACACCGGGTCCGGCTCCGACATCGCCAACCTCGTGACGAACGCCCGTGTCGTGGTCCCGCAGGGCGCCGCGGCCTTCCAGATCTCGCTGTTCGCGCGCCCGCAGAGCGAGAACGACAAGGGCTTCACCACCCTGCGTCCGACCGCCTTCGCCGACCAGACCACCGCCTCGCTGCCTGCGCCCGACGCTGCTGGCGGCTGGACGACCAGCCAGAACATCGACGCCACGCACGTCAAGGACGGCGCGTACTCGCTGAACGAGCTGCTCGAGGCGATCGGCCCCGACGCCGAGATCCTCGCGACCGGCGTGTTCCTCAACCGCTCGACCGGCCCGAACACGGTCGCCTCGATCACCTGGAACGGCCTCACCACGCGCTTCACCCCGGAGGGCGTCGCGATCGCCGAGCCCACGCCGATCTCGCAGACCGACTTCCAGGGCGACGAGACCCAGGGCGGCGTCTCGTTCGCATTCAGCGGCTACATCCCCGGCGAGACGGTCATCCTGGCCGTCGACGGCGACGATGTCGCGGCTCCCACCTACACGGCTGACGAGGACGGCGCGGTCTTCCCGCGCGTCTGGGGCGAGGGCCCGCTGCAGCAGCCGGCCAAGCACACCGTCACCGCGACCGGCGCCACCTCGGGTGTCGTGAAGTCGGCCGAATTCGAGATCGTCGCCGACGCCGGCACGAACCCCGGAACGCCGACCGACCCGGAGACCCCGGCTTACGTGCCGACCGGCACCGAGAAGCTCGTGCTCAAGACCACCGGCACCCTCACCTCGGGCAGCAAGCTGACCGTCGAGGGCTCGGGCTTCCGCCCCGGCACCGTCGTCGCCTTCGAGCTGCACTCCGACCCGATCGCCCTCGGCAGCGCCACCGCCGACCAGAACGGCGTGCTGAGCTTCGTCACGACCATCCCGGCCGCGGCTCCCGCCGGCTCGCACACGCTCGTCGCGCTGGTCAACGGCCAGCAGATCGCGACCGCGGCCGTGCAGGTCGCCGCGACCGCGCGTCCGGCCGCCCTGGCCGAGACCGGCGTCGAGGCGAACATGGGCCTGCTGACCGCGGGCGTGCTCGTGCTCGCCGGTCTGACGATGGTGCTGGTGCGTCGCCGCGTCGCCGCGATCGCCAACGACTGA
- a CDS encoding FUSC family protein, with the protein MASQMPPSETSRIRTRSPLVRAADALVTRDIGLTRTLGGIRALVCSGAGMLVGWLLGMALGLPPVIGVMLGALPAFLSCLVVSDSSARREAGRTALMIVPFSVALFLSLELHPYRVVELILVVVLLAVQLLAQGRGGWLGDAGVGAFAAFISGLLLPLPQTDFLELVAIFAASLAVTIVLRLVFFRPDAPRSLQRTRRAVGILIDQVVAGTIDLLLAGEASRDRRAVVLRRRIDRLQVASLLADGLISEGGPGVRGALAHALHRALFDVELAAETIADAAGRLPDDRVLRGRVAAALEGAGSGPAAGRAAERVAALRESGVALAAGDSARRELRRLELALRNLARAVDEWAATRRDLDPDGTSIPFESAVSVINGRISGPGELTDTVIADATSRGFWRRLRLTSAGRTAVQGLIAVAIAEPLGLLIGGTRFYWAVIGVAVVLAGTTTTRERLRKTWSRIWGTAVGGLIGIPLAALTAAAHPAWTVAIVLVCLGLGVYFISSAYPGWVITLVVLLCQLYAATQQLTPETIPLRLAENGLGALIAVGVSAVVLPLGTTSLVRRAVRELFAEVGEFATALRSGGGDLRAAARAVDQKLFRVEAVLGPVPRFASGRGDRRDGRLRLLVDAVAITVGRLAAQTAPADPPTGADRRRTGEALDELTERLTELTAGLDASRGGRRSPGQREGDGGAVGDSTSGMGSPAVDEPETVTGLLRLVVRENPLEADSAWTRSRLELLARLDAGVAAVGRELGVTTAAPTARD; encoded by the coding sequence ATGGCTTCGCAGATGCCGCCGAGCGAGACCTCGCGCATCCGCACCCGCTCCCCGCTCGTCCGCGCGGCCGACGCGCTCGTCACCCGCGACATCGGGCTCACGCGCACCCTCGGCGGCATCCGCGCGCTCGTCTGCTCGGGAGCCGGGATGCTCGTCGGCTGGCTGCTCGGCATGGCCCTCGGGCTGCCGCCCGTCATCGGCGTCATGCTCGGGGCGCTGCCCGCGTTCCTCAGCTGCCTCGTCGTCTCCGACTCGAGTGCACGGCGGGAGGCCGGCCGCACCGCGCTGATGATCGTGCCCTTCTCGGTGGCGCTGTTCCTCAGCCTCGAACTGCACCCCTACCGCGTGGTCGAGCTGATCCTGGTGGTCGTGCTGCTCGCGGTTCAGCTGCTCGCGCAGGGCCGCGGCGGCTGGCTCGGTGACGCGGGCGTCGGGGCCTTCGCCGCCTTCATCAGCGGGCTGCTGCTGCCTCTGCCGCAGACCGACTTCCTCGAACTCGTCGCGATCTTCGCCGCCTCGCTCGCGGTGACGATCGTGCTGCGGCTCGTCTTCTTCCGGCCGGATGCGCCGCGATCGCTTCAGCGCACACGACGCGCGGTCGGCATCCTGATCGACCAGGTCGTCGCCGGCACGATCGATCTGCTGCTCGCGGGCGAGGCCAGCCGCGACCGCCGCGCGGTCGTGCTGCGACGCCGTATCGACCGGCTGCAGGTCGCCTCGCTGCTCGCCGACGGGCTCATCTCGGAAGGCGGGCCCGGCGTGCGCGGCGCCCTCGCTCATGCGTTGCACCGCGCGCTGTTCGACGTCGAGCTCGCGGCGGAGACGATCGCGGATGCGGCGGGCCGCCTGCCCGACGACCGGGTGCTGCGCGGCCGGGTCGCGGCGGCACTCGAGGGCGCCGGCAGCGGGCCGGCGGCAGGCCGCGCCGCGGAGCGCGTGGCGGCACTGCGTGAGAGCGGCGTCGCGCTGGCCGCCGGCGACAGCGCCCGCCGCGAGCTGCGCCGCCTCGAGCTCGCGCTGCGCAACCTCGCCCGTGCCGTCGACGAGTGGGCGGCGACCCGGCGCGACCTCGATCCCGACGGCACCTCCATCCCCTTCGAGTCGGCCGTCAGCGTCATCAACGGCCGCATCTCCGGCCCCGGCGAGCTGACCGACACGGTCATCGCCGATGCCACCTCGCGCGGCTTCTGGCGGCGACTGCGGCTGACGTCGGCCGGCCGCACCGCCGTGCAGGGACTCATCGCGGTCGCGATCGCCGAGCCCCTCGGGCTGCTCATCGGCGGCACCCGCTTCTACTGGGCCGTGATCGGCGTCGCGGTGGTGCTCGCCGGCACGACGACCACCCGCGAACGGCTGCGCAAGACCTGGAGCCGCATCTGGGGAACCGCCGTCGGCGGTCTGATCGGCATCCCCCTCGCCGCTCTGACGGCCGCCGCGCACCCGGCGTGGACCGTCGCGATCGTGCTCGTCTGTCTGGGCCTCGGCGTCTACTTCATCTCGAGCGCCTACCCGGGCTGGGTCATCACGCTCGTCGTGCTGCTCTGCCAGCTCTACGCGGCGACGCAGCAGCTGACGCCCGAGACGATCCCGCTGCGGCTCGCCGAGAACGGTCTCGGCGCGCTCATCGCGGTCGGGGTGAGCGCGGTGGTGCTGCCGCTCGGCACGACGTCGCTCGTGCGGCGTGCGGTGCGCGAGCTCTTCGCCGAGGTCGGCGAGTTCGCCACAGCCCTGCGCTCGGGCGGCGGCGACCTGCGCGCGGCGGCGCGCGCCGTCGACCAGAAGCTGTTCCGCGTCGAAGCCGTGCTCGGGCCGGTTCCCCGCTTCGCCTCGGGGCGCGGCGATCGCCGCGACGGACGCCTGCGGCTGCTGGTGGATGCGGTGGCCATCACGGTCGGACGCCTCGCCGCGCAGACGGCCCCCGCCGATCCCCCGACCGGCGCGGATCGTCGGCGAACGGGAGAGGCGCTCGACGAGCTGACCGAGCGGCTCACCGAACTGACGGCAGGACTCGATGCCTCCCGTGGCGGCCGCCGCTCCCCCGGACAGCGCGAGGGCGATGGCGGAGCCGTCGGTGACTCGACGTCCGGGATGGGCTCCCCGGCCGTCGACGAACCCGAGACGGTGACCGGGCTGCTGCGCCTCGTCGTGCGCGAGAACCCGCTCGAGGCCGACAGCGCGTGGACGCGCTCGCGGCTCGAGCTGCTCGCCCGCCTCGACGCCGGGGTCGCCGCGGTCGGCCGCGAGCTCGGCGTCACGACGGCCGCCCCGACCGCGCGGGACTGA
- a CDS encoding TIGR01777 family oxidoreductase, with the protein MSDAERPEQNPDGVPDDRDLPAEHAPSSEHELLGGHELPSEYASSVEHAEETAIETTQVPRLAEPQFTAPLPPLAPATPSPGAAASAQPTEVLPGGSQPAPLPSASTAPSSGRTVVIAGASGFMGRRFAELLRAEGDRVITIGRSGSDVTWGDTENIVRAVDGSALVLNLAGKSVNCRYNEQNKAEIFRSRLATTEEIGVAIGRASTPPPVWMNASTATIYRHADDRPMTEAEGEIGTGFSVDVATSWEQTFFAAARPGVRQIALRTAITLGDGSALQPLVRLARLGLGGPNIGGKTPGGDQRFSWVHLDDAYRAIRFLEHSHLDGPVNVSSPFPSTNREFMAVLRRVLGVPFGMPLYGWMLELGSRVIRTETELVLKSRWVLPERLLEAGFTFEYPHLGPALRQILGKPAA; encoded by the coding sequence GTGAGCGACGCCGAGCGTCCTGAGCAGAACCCCGACGGCGTGCCGGACGACCGGGATCTGCCGGCCGAGCACGCACCGTCGAGTGAGCACGAGCTGCTCGGCGGCCACGAGCTGCCGAGCGAGTACGCGTCGTCGGTCGAGCACGCCGAGGAGACGGCGATCGAGACGACGCAGGTGCCCCGCCTCGCCGAGCCGCAGTTCACGGCCCCGCTGCCTCCGCTGGCGCCTGCGACGCCGTCGCCCGGTGCCGCGGCGTCCGCGCAGCCCACCGAGGTGCTGCCGGGCGGATCGCAGCCCGCCCCGCTGCCCAGCGCATCCACCGCGCCGTCGAGCGGGCGCACCGTGGTCATCGCGGGCGCGAGCGGGTTCATGGGCCGGCGCTTCGCCGAGCTGCTGCGCGCCGAGGGCGACCGCGTCATCACGATCGGCCGCTCGGGCTCCGACGTGACCTGGGGCGACACCGAGAACATCGTGCGCGCCGTCGATGGCAGCGCCCTGGTGCTCAACCTCGCCGGCAAGAGCGTCAACTGCCGCTACAACGAGCAGAACAAGGCCGAGATCTTCCGTTCGCGGCTCGCGACCACCGAGGAGATCGGCGTCGCGATCGGCCGTGCCTCCACGCCGCCGCCGGTGTGGATGAACGCCTCGACCGCGACGATCTACCGGCACGCCGACGATCGCCCGATGACCGAGGCGGAGGGCGAGATCGGCACCGGCTTCTCGGTGGATGTCGCGACCAGCTGGGAGCAGACCTTCTTCGCCGCCGCCCGCCCCGGCGTGCGCCAGATCGCCCTGCGCACGGCGATCACCCTCGGCGACGGCTCGGCCCTGCAGCCGCTCGTGCGACTCGCGCGCCTCGGGCTCGGCGGCCCGAACATCGGCGGAAAGACCCCCGGCGGCGATCAGCGCTTCAGCTGGGTTCACCTCGACGACGCGTACCGTGCGATCCGCTTCCTCGAGCACAGCCACCTCGACGGGCCGGTGAACGTGAGCTCGCCGTTCCCGTCGACGAACCGCGAGTTCATGGCGGTGCTGCGGCGCGTGCTGGGCGTGCCCTTCGGCATGCCTCTCTACGGGTGGATGCTCGAGCTGGGCTCGCGGGTGATCCGCACCGAGACGGAGCTGGTGCTCAAGAGCCGCTGGGTGCTGCCGGAGCGGCTGCTCGAGGCCGGTTTCACCTTCGAATACCCGCACCTCGGGCCGGCGCTGCGGCAGATCCTGGGCAAGCCGGCCGCCTGA
- a CDS encoding pyridoxal phosphate-dependent aminotransferase has product MPSLAPHIPAVPGSGIRRIYEIAAELDDVVSLGVGEPDVPIAPHIREAAIAAWERDETDYNPNGGLLELRRAIVGKLAERNGMPVDTEQVWVTIGATQALYLAMQLTLAPGDEVLVPDPGYTTFTMGARMLGAVPVPYSLTPERGFLPSIEEIEAGITPQTRVLIVNSPSNPLGRVFPAETLRELLDLARRHDLWILSDEVYEAFTWSGPHVSIAALAAETGDAHRVLSAFSFSKTYAMTGIRVGYLVTPPGLSATLRTLQEATISCVAPPAQRAAIAAIRGDQQHVADAAAHYRRNLDAATAALDARGIRYLAPGGAFYLWVDVSYASDGDVAGWAERFLLRDRVAVAPGSAFGRSGEGWIRLCLAATEADLLTGIERLPAPGESPREETT; this is encoded by the coding sequence GTGCCCTCGCTCGCGCCCCACATCCCCGCGGTTCCGGGCTCGGGCATCCGCCGCATCTACGAGATCGCGGCCGAGCTGGATGACGTCGTCTCGCTCGGCGTCGGCGAGCCGGACGTGCCGATCGCCCCGCACATCCGCGAGGCCGCGATCGCCGCGTGGGAGCGCGACGAGACCGACTACAACCCGAATGGCGGCCTGCTCGAGCTGCGCCGCGCGATCGTCGGCAAGCTCGCCGAGCGCAACGGGATGCCGGTCGACACCGAGCAGGTGTGGGTCACGATCGGCGCCACGCAGGCCCTCTACCTGGCGATGCAGCTGACGCTCGCGCCGGGCGACGAGGTGCTCGTGCCCGACCCCGGCTACACGACCTTCACGATGGGCGCGCGGATGCTCGGCGCCGTTCCGGTGCCTTACTCCCTCACGCCCGAGCGCGGCTTCCTGCCGTCGATCGAGGAGATCGAGGCGGGGATCACGCCGCAGACGCGCGTGCTCATCGTCAACTCGCCGTCGAATCCGCTCGGCCGCGTCTTCCCCGCCGAGACGCTGCGCGAGCTGCTCGACCTGGCCCGTCGCCACGACCTCTGGATCCTCAGCGACGAGGTCTACGAGGCCTTCACGTGGAGCGGCCCGCACGTCAGCATCGCGGCACTGGCAGCCGAGACCGGCGACGCGCATCGCGTGCTCAGCGCCTTCAGCTTCTCGAAGACCTACGCCATGACCGGCATCCGCGTCGGCTATCTCGTGACGCCGCCGGGGCTGTCGGCCACGTTGCGCACGCTGCAGGAGGCGACGATCAGCTGCGTCGCCCCGCCGGCGCAGCGCGCCGCGATCGCCGCGATCCGGGGCGATCAGCAGCACGTCGCCGATGCGGCCGCGCACTACCGCCGCAACCTCGATGCGGCGACGGCCGCGCTCGACGCCCGCGGCATCCGCTACCTCGCGCCGGGCGGAGCCTTCTACCTGTGGGTGGATGTCAGCTACGCCAGCGACGGCGATGTCGCCGGCTGGGCCGAGCGCTTCCTGCTGCGCGACCGGGTCGCCGTGGCCCCGGGCAGCGCCTTCGGACGCAGCGGCGAGGGCTGGATCCGGCTCTGTCTGGCCGCGACCGAGGCCGACCTGCTGACCGGGATCGAGCGCCTGCCGGCGCCGGGCGAGAGCCCGCGAGAGGAGACCACGTGA
- the rpsT gene encoding 30S ribosomal protein S20 — protein MANIKSQIKRIGTNKKAQERNKAVKSQLKTAVRSTREAIAAGDKEKATAALLVATKRLDKAVSKGVIHKNQAANRKSAIASQVAAL, from the coding sequence ATGGCGAACATCAAGTCGCAGATCAAGCGCATCGGCACCAACAAGAAGGCGCAGGAGCGCAACAAGGCCGTCAAGAGCCAGCTCAAGACCGCCGTCCGCAGCACCCGTGAGGCCATCGCGGCCGGCGACAAGGAGAAGGCCACCGCCGCTCTGCTCGTCGCGACCAAGCGTCTCGACAAGGCCGTCTCCAAGGGCGTCATCCACAAGAACCAGGCCGCGAACCGCAAGTCGGCCATCGCGTCGCAGGTCGCCGCGCTCTGA
- the holA gene encoding DNA polymerase III subunit delta, with amino-acid sequence MPARPAARSAKTAIPQLSWDAVRPAPVVLISGPENVLADRALRLLRDVLRAEDPSLEVSDIDAGTYAPGELLTLASPSLFGEPRLIRVANVEKCSDAFLDEALAYLTAPADETYLVLRHASGTRGKKLLDTIRGGASGGIEVVCAALKRDSDRVDFVTAEFRSAKRKISSGAIRALVGAFTDDLGELAAACQQLISDTSDDIDEKTVAKYYGGRVETTAFAVADAAIDGRHGEALRLLRHALASGADPVPMVAAFAMKLRSMARVSGVRGSSGELAGKLGMAPWQVDRARRDVSAWSDEGLGRAIRMLAETDAMVKGGGRDPVYSLERMIAVVAARGESRV; translated from the coding sequence ATGCCGGCCAGGCCCGCCGCGCGCAGCGCGAAGACCGCCATCCCGCAGCTGAGCTGGGATGCGGTGCGCCCCGCCCCCGTCGTGCTCATCTCGGGGCCCGAGAACGTGCTCGCCGACCGCGCCCTGCGCCTGCTGCGCGATGTGCTGCGCGCCGAGGATCCGAGCCTCGAGGTCAGCGACATCGACGCCGGCACCTACGCGCCGGGGGAGCTGCTCACCCTCGCGAGCCCCTCGCTCTTCGGAGAGCCGCGCCTCATCCGCGTCGCCAACGTCGAGAAGTGCAGCGACGCCTTCCTCGACGAGGCGCTGGCCTACCTCACCGCGCCCGCCGACGAGACCTACCTCGTGCTGCGGCATGCGAGCGGAACCCGCGGCAAGAAGCTGCTCGACACGATCCGCGGCGGGGCCTCCGGCGGCATCGAGGTCGTCTGCGCCGCGCTCAAGCGCGACTCCGATCGCGTCGACTTCGTCACGGCCGAGTTCCGGTCGGCGAAGCGCAAGATCTCCTCGGGGGCCATCCGCGCGCTCGTCGGCGCCTTCACCGACGACCTCGGCGAACTCGCTGCCGCGTGCCAGCAGCTCATCTCCGACACGAGCGACGACATCGACGAGAAGACCGTCGCCAAGTACTACGGCGGGCGCGTCGAGACCACGGCCTTCGCCGTCGCGGACGCGGCGATCGATGGCCGCCATGGCGAGGCGCTGCGCCTGCTGCGCCACGCGCTCGCCTCCGGCGCCGACCCGGTGCCCATGGTCGCGGCCTTCGCGATGAAGCTGCGCTCGATGGCGCGCGTCTCCGGCGTGCGCGGCTCGTCGGGCGAGCTGGCCGGAAAGCTCGGCATGGCGCCCTGGCAGGTCGACCGCGCCCGCCGCGACGTCTCCGCCTGGAGCGACGAGGGTCTCGGCCGCGCGATCCGGATGCTCGCCGAGACCGACGCGATGGTCAAGGGCGGCGGGCGCGACCCCGTCTACTCGCTCGAGCGGATGATCGCGGTCGTCGCGGCGCGCGGGGAATCGCGAGTCTGA
- a CDS encoding ADP-dependent glucokinase/phosphofructokinase, whose amino-acid sequence MTHPLVLGLGGTVDYEIVWDAGVLERLAREHAVTGEEIAAELRARRPIRTERDLLVSVLAFLGSGAGGERFVESSAAVLDFAAHFETVVTLGGTGVRAGLAMAGLGIPSTQHLVSIDDNVRRLLPPEIDWICSAEHDSLDPHLIVQFPAGARVRVGDADGDAEIVAQHPNRLIYSNDPPNRELRLSRDLGDALRGASLFLVSGFNSMQDEGELDARLDELVVALDRLPAEALVLYEDAGFHVPAMSSRVRSRLAGRAAVHGMNEDELQDYLGRPIDLLDAAKVALALDDVRSAVVAPVVLVHTKYWAAAVGPEASRFADALDGGVTMAATRFRLGDGITPERYAATQQLERHARGAEFARAFAALPPSRAGEERVAVPAFHLAVENPTTIGLGDTFVGGVIAALAR is encoded by the coding sequence ATGACCCACCCGCTCGTGCTCGGCCTCGGCGGCACCGTCGACTACGAGATCGTCTGGGATGCCGGGGTGCTCGAGCGGCTCGCCCGCGAGCACGCGGTCACCGGCGAGGAGATCGCGGCCGAGCTGCGCGCGCGCCGCCCGATCCGCACCGAGCGCGACCTGCTCGTGTCGGTGCTGGCCTTCCTCGGCAGCGGCGCCGGCGGGGAGCGCTTCGTCGAGAGCTCGGCCGCGGTGCTCGACTTCGCCGCGCACTTCGAGACGGTCGTCACGCTGGGCGGCACCGGGGTGCGTGCCGGGCTCGCGATGGCGGGCCTCGGCATCCCGTCGACCCAGCACCTCGTGAGCATCGACGACAACGTGCGTCGCCTGCTGCCGCCCGAGATCGACTGGATCTGCAGTGCCGAGCACGACAGCCTCGACCCGCACCTGATCGTGCAGTTCCCGGCCGGAGCGCGCGTGCGCGTCGGCGACGCCGATGGCGACGCCGAGATCGTGGCACAGCATCCGAACCGGCTCATCTACTCGAACGACCCGCCGAATCGCGAGCTGCGGCTGAGCCGCGACCTCGGCGACGCGCTGCGCGGCGCCTCCCTGTTCCTCGTCTCGGGCTTCAACTCGATGCAGGACGAGGGTGAGCTGGATGCGCGGCTCGACGAGCTCGTCGTCGCCCTCGATCGGCTGCCCGCGGAGGCGCTCGTGCTCTACGAGGACGCCGGCTTCCACGTGCCGGCCATGAGCTCCCGCGTGCGCTCGAGGCTCGCGGGGCGCGCCGCCGTGCACGGCATGAACGAAGACGAGCTGCAGGACTACCTCGGCCGCCCGATCGACCTGCTCGACGCGGCGAAGGTCGCGCTGGCACTCGACGATGTGCGCTCGGCGGTCGTCGCACCGGTCGTGCTGGTGCACACGAAGTACTGGGCCGCCGCGGTCGGCCCCGAGGCGTCCCGCTTCGCGGACGCGCTCGACGGCGGCGTCACGATGGCCGCGACCCGCTTCCGCCTCGGTGACGGCATCACGCCCGAGCGGTACGCGGCGACGCAGCAGCTCGAGCGGCACGCGCGAGGAGCCGAGTTCGCGCGCGCCTTCGCCGCCCTCCCGCCGTCGCGTGCGGGGGAGGAGCGGGTCGCCGTGCCCGCCTTCCATCTCGCGGTCGAGAACCCGACCACGATCGGCCTCGGCGACACCTTCGTCGGCGGCGTGATCGCGGCGCTCGCGCGCTGA
- a CDS encoding ketose-bisphosphate aldolase, with translation MPLITGKELLAVANDNDFAVPAFNISDWAMFTGIMDVSEEKNAPVIIAIHPDEVAHVTTDLIAAIRQRAHRSSVPVVIHWDHGGTYDQMLTAIQAGFTSVMIDASMLPFDENVAITKKVVEAAHAVGVSVEGELGTIGANDSYGEAGAAEIIYTDPADAVRFVQETGVDSLAVAIGTSHGLYPAEKSPELKLDLLKELKAAVGIPLVLHGGSANPDDEIGKSVKLGVNKINISSDIKVSYHNAIRGILGTDEKLREPNTIQPPAIEAMKATAAHKIDLFDAAGKAALY, from the coding sequence GTGCCTCTCATCACCGGCAAGGAACTGCTCGCGGTCGCCAACGACAACGACTTCGCCGTCCCCGCCTTCAACATCAGCGACTGGGCCATGTTCACCGGGATCATGGACGTGAGCGAGGAGAAGAACGCTCCCGTCATCATCGCCATCCACCCCGACGAGGTCGCCCACGTCACGACCGACCTCATCGCCGCCATCCGTCAGCGCGCGCACCGCTCGAGTGTGCCGGTCGTCATCCACTGGGATCACGGCGGCACCTACGACCAGATGCTCACCGCGATCCAGGCCGGCTTCACCTCGGTCATGATCGACGCGTCGATGCTGCCCTTCGACGAGAACGTCGCCATCACGAAGAAGGTCGTCGAGGCGGCGCACGCGGTCGGCGTCTCGGTCGAGGGCGAGCTCGGCACGATCGGCGCGAACGACAGCTACGGCGAGGCCGGCGCGGCCGAGATCATCTACACGGATCCGGCGGACGCGGTGCGCTTCGTGCAGGAGACCGGCGTCGACAGCCTCGCCGTCGCCATCGGCACCTCGCACGGCCTCTACCCGGCCGAGAAGAGCCCCGAGCTCAAGCTCGACCTGCTCAAGGAGCTCAAGGCGGCGGTCGGCATCCCGCTCGTGCTGCACGGCGGATCGGCGAACCCGGATGACGAGATCGGCAAGTCGGTCAAGCTCGGCGTCAACAAGATCAACATCTCGAGCGACATCAAGGTCTCGTACCACAACGCGATCCGCGGCATCCTCGGCACCGACGAGAAGCTGCGCGAGCCGAACACGATCCAGCCGCCGGCGATCGAGGCCATGAAGGCCACGGCCGCGCACAAGATCGACCTGTTCGACGCGGCCGGCAAGGCTGCGCTGTACTGA
- a CDS encoding carbohydrate ABC transporter permease — MTTTAPRASTASATAAATAKAKPRRRKADSYATTELAGSPVRRRIEKVGVIIALCLGAVFAGFPVLWMLSSSFKSNPEIFASPPSFITKGFSLDAYVTILTDPEKVRFFINSYAVSLAVTIATLIVAILAAYAFSRYEFPFKKPLNVVIVSVQAVPPITLLIPYFGLMVTLGLYNTYAGLILTYMVFTLPYAIIMMTGYFNTLPKELDEAAKVDGSSSFGALWRILVPISIPGIVSVGIYTFMIAWNEYLFALTLTRTNDMRTVPIGIQLLMGQHSYEWNEMMAMSILGSIPVLLLFLFFQRFFIGGLTAGSVKS; from the coding sequence ATGACCACGACCGCGCCCCGCGCCTCCACCGCATCCGCGACCGCCGCCGCGACCGCCAAGGCGAAGCCTCGCCGTCGCAAGGCCGACAGCTACGCCACGACCGAACTCGCCGGCTCGCCCGTGCGCCGCCGCATCGAGAAGGTCGGCGTCATCATCGCCCTCTGCCTCGGCGCCGTCTTCGCCGGCTTCCCCGTGCTGTGGATGCTGTCGAGCTCGTTCAAGTCGAACCCGGAGATCTTCGCCTCGCCGCCGTCGTTCATCACGAAGGGCTTCAGCCTCGACGCCTACGTGACGATCCTCACCGACCCCGAGAAGGTGCGCTTCTTCATCAACAGCTACGCGGTGTCGCTGGCGGTGACGATCGCGACGCTCATCGTGGCGATCCTCGCGGCCTACGCCTTCAGCCGCTACGAGTTCCCGTTCAAGAAGCCGCTCAACGTGGTGATCGTCAGCGTGCAGGCGGTGCCGCCGATCACGCTGCTCATCCCGTACTTCGGGCTCATGGTCACGCTCGGGCTCTACAACACCTACGCGGGCCTCATCCTCACCTACATGGTGTTCACGCTGCCCTACGCGATCATCATGATGACGGGCTACTTCAACACCCTGCCCAAGGAGCTCGACGAGGCCGCGAAGGTCGACGGCTCCTCCAGCTTCGGCGCCCTCTGGCGCATCCTCGTGCCGATCTCGATCCCGGGCATCGTCTCGGTCGGCATCTACACCTTCATGATCGCGTGGAACGAGTACCTCTTCGCGCTCACCCTCACTCGCACCAACGACATGCGCACGGTGCCGATCGGCATCCAGCTGCTCATGGGCCAGCACTCCTACGAGTGGAACGAGATGATGGCGATGAGCATCCTGGGGTCGATCCCCGTGCTCCTGCTGTTCCTCTTCTTCCAGCGCTTCTTCATCGGCGGGCTCACCGCCGGATCCGTCAAGAGCTGA